Within the Arthrobacter sp. UKPF54-2 genome, the region ACGGGGGCGCGGACTGGACTGTCATTGCCTCGACGGCAGTCTGTCCGCTGGCACTTCGTTGTGTCTGCACGGGCACGTCTTCCCTTCGTAATGTGCCGCGCTGCGGCGGCAACATCGGCTCTTCCAAACCCTTGGATGTCCTAGTATATTGCACAGTGATGTGGATCACTAGGCCAGCGGCGGCCGCCACGGGACCGCTCGGCTGCGACCGGCTGCGAAAGGTGCACCCATGACCGTCACCGAGGATTTCCGCGCCGCGAGGGACCGGCTTTTGGCCCTTCGCGGGGACTACACCGCCGCGCGGCAGGAATTCGAATGGCCGCGCTTCGAGGAGTTCAACTTCGCCCTGGACTGGTTCGACCAGATCGCGGCCGATCCCGCCAAGGCGGACCGGCCGGCGCTGGTGATCGTGGAGCAGGACGGCACGGCCACGCGGCGCAGCTTCGCTGACCTGTCCCGGCGCTCCGCTCAGGTGGCCAACTGGCTCCGGGCCCAGGGTGTGCGGCGCGGGGACCGGATGATCATCATGCTCGGCAACCAGGTGGAGCTCTGGGAATTGATGCTCGCCGGCATCAAACTTGGCATCGTGATGATCCCGACCACCACCCTGATGGGACCGGCGGACCTGCAGGACCGGGTGGAACGCGGCGGGGCCGGCTGGGCCGCCGTCGGGAGCGCCAACCTCGCCAAGTTCACCGGCGTCCCGGGCGACTACCGCCTGATCGAAATCGGCGACGACGGCGACGCCGACAACGCCGGAATCAAGACAGCGGCGCTGCAGTACGCGGACGCGGCCGGCGCCCCGGACGACTTCGTCCCGGACGCGCCGACCCTGGCTGATGAGACCCTGCTGCTCTACTTCACCTCCGGCACGACGTCCAAGGCCAAGCTGGTGGAGCACACGCACACCTCCTACCCGGTGGGGCACCTGTCCACCATGTACTGGATCGGGATGGAACCGGGCGACGTGCACCTGAACGTGGCCTCCCCCGGCTGGGCCAAACACGCCTGGTCCAACGTGTTCACACCCTGGATCGCCGAGGCCTGCGTCTTCATCTACAACTACGAGCGCTTCGACGCGAAGGCCCTGATGGAGCAGATGGACCGCGAATCCGTCACCAGCTTCTGCGCCCCGCCGACGGTCTGGCGGATGCTGATCCAGGCCGACCTGACCCTGCTCAAGAACCCGCCCACCAAGGTGGTGTCCGCCGGCGAGCCGCTCAACGCCGAGGTCATCGACCAGGTCCAGCGGGCCTGGGGCCAGACCATCCGCGACGGCTTCGGCCAGACCGAGTCCACCGTGCAGATCGCCAACACCCCCGGCCAGCCGATCAAGATCGGTGCCATGGGCAAACCGCTCCCCGGCTACGATGTGGTGCTCGTGGATCCGGCCACCGGGGAGGAGTCCGACGACGGCGAGCTGTGCCTGCGCCTGGACCCGCGCCCCGTGGGGCTGATGAAGGCCTACTACGGGGACCCGGAGAAGACGGCGGAGGCGTTCCGCGGCGGGTACTACCACACCGGGGACATGGCCAGCCGGGACGAACGCGGCATCATCACGTACGTGGGCCGCGGCGACGACGTCTTCAAGTCCTCCGACTACCGGCTGTCCCCGTTCGAGCTGGAGAGTGTGCTGATCGAGCACCCGGCGGTGGCCGAAGCCGCCGTCGTCCCCTCCCCCGACCCGCTCAAGCTGTCCGTGCCCAAGGCCTTTGTGGTCCTGGCCGCCGGCCACGAGCCGGGGCCCGAACTGGCCGAGGACATCCTGCGCTACTGCCGCGAGCACCTGGCCCCGTTCAAACGCATCCGCCGGCTGGAGTTCGCCGAACTGCCCAAGACCATCTCCGGCAAGATCCGGCGGGTGGAACTGCGGCACAACGAGGAACTGCGGCACGGGTCCGGCCGGGTGCCGGAGGGACTGGGCACCGAGTACTCCGAAGCCGACTTCCCCGGGCTCAAGGGCGGGTCCTAGGCATGGGCACCCCGCTTCCTCGTGATCCGATCGCCGACGCCCAGCGGAACTGGGAGCGGCACGGCTGGGCCGACGTCGCCGCCCCGATGGCCGCCATCACCGCCATCATGCGGACCCAACAGATCCTGCTGGCCCGGATCGAAACGGCACTGAAGCCGTTCGGGCTGACGTTTGCGCGCTACGAACTGCTGGCCTTGCTCAGCTTCGCCCGCAGCGGGGCGCTGCCGATGAACAAGGCGAGCGCACTGCTGCAGGTCCACCCCACCTCGGTGACCAACGCCGTCGACCGGCTGCAGGAGGCCGGGCTGGTGCTCCGGTCCCCGCATCCCACCGATGGCCGGACCACGCTGATCGAGCTCACCTCGGAGGGGCGCACGCTCGCCAAGCGGGCGACGGCGGTGCTCAATGCGGAGGTCTTCGGCCGGTCCGGTTTCGAGGACCCGGACGTGGAGCAGCTGATCCGGATCCTGGGCAACTTCCGGCGCAATGCCGGGGACTTCAGCGGCTAGGGAATACACTTCCCTTGCGGGCCGTCGGCAGGACGGGCCGGAGCCGAGGAGAGCGCAATGATTCCGGAAATCAACATCTGGGCCGTACTGCTGGCGACACTGTCCAGCATGGTGGTCGGATCCGTCTGGTACACGCCCAAGGTGTTCGGCAACTACTGGATGCGCGTCGCCCAGGTGACCCCCAGCGGTGACGCCAAGGACGCCGTCAAGCCCATCCTCGTGACGCTGCTGGTCAGCTTCATCAGCGCCTGGGTGCTGGCCGGCTCCGCCGCCATCTCGCAGCACTTCTACGGCGGCAACTTCCTCGCCAACACGCTGGTCACCGCCCTGATCCTGTGGGCCGGCTTCACCGCGGCCCGCTTCATCACGCACGACGCCTTCGAGGGCCGCCCCGTGGGCCTGACCGTGCTGAACTGCGCGCACGAACTTGTCACCCTGATGGTGATGGCCCTGATCATCGGTCTGTTCGGGATCAGCGCCGCGTAAGACGGTCCCGGAGGAGAGCTGCATGGAATTCGATGAATCGTTCTGGGACGAGCGCTACCGCCAGCACGGCCAGCACGGCTCCGTCTGGAGCGGTGAACCCAACGCCCAGCTGGTGGCCGAGGCCGCGGACCTCACGCCCGGTTCCGCGCTCGACGTCGGGGCCGGAGAGGGCGCCGACGCCGCCTGGCTGGCCCGGCGCGGCTGGCGCGTCACCGCGGTGGACATCTCTTCCGTCGCCCTGGCCCGGGCAGCCGCCGCGGTTCAGGACGAGCCGGAGACCGCCGCCCGGATCACCTGGCAGCACCAGGACCTCACCGTGTCACCGCCCCCAGCCGGGACTTTTGACCTGGTGTCCGCGCAGTTTTTGCACCTTCCGGCGCCGCTGCGCGACGGGGTGTACGGCCGGCTGGCCGCTTCGGTGGCGCCGGGCGGGACCCTGCTGATTGTCGGCCACCATCCCTCGGATCTGGACACCAGCGTGCGCCGGCCCTCCACCCCTGGCCTGCTGTTCACCGCCGAGGAGATCGCCGCGAGCCTGGACCCCGAGGAGTGGGAGATCATGACCTGCGCCTCGCGGCCGCGGTCCGCCAGTGATTCCGACGGCGCCCCGGTCACGGTCCAGGATGCCGTGCTCCGCGCCCGCCGCAGGGCCTAACGCGGCGGCGGCCGGGCGTCAGCGCGGGGCGGGGCCCAGCCGCTCCCGCAGCCCGGCCGCGAGCCCGGCGATGGTCAACAGATCGAACAGGCCGCCGCCGGCTTCCACGAGGCGGCGGTGTTTGACACCGGCGATCCGGAGCCGCAGGTGCACCCGCGTCCCGGGCTCAGTGCCCGGCGTCGGGCGCAGCACGATCGCCCAGCTGAGGGCGAGCGCGCCGCGCTGCGAGCGGTACACCAGGGCCGCCGGCGGGTCGACGGCCACGGTCTCGAACGTGGCCCCGGGGCCGCCCCAGTCGGGGATGACGTCCCCGGCGCGGAGGCCCTGCAGGGCCGGGTCGATGTTTCGGAGGGCGCGGCGGCCGGCCGGAAGCAGGGCCTCTGCCCAGCGCGGCAGATACCAGCCGGAGCGTCCCTTGCCCAGCTGGACGAACCATGGCCAGACGGCGCCGGGCGGGGCCGGCAGGTCGAACCCCCGGTCCATCACCACGTCCGCGGCGGGGACCAGCCTGTCGCCGGGCAGCAGGGCGTGGACTTCTTCCGGGGAAGCCCCGACGCCCAGAAAGCCGGTGTTCATGGCCGTCCCTCCTGCAGACGAGCTACCGGTGGGTGAAGTCGGGCTGCCGCTTCTCGCTGAACGCGGCCATGCCCTCCTTCTGGTCCTCGGTGGCGAAGAGCGAGTGGAAGACGCGGCGTTCGAACAGCACACCCTGGGCCAGCCCGGTTTCGAAGGCGGCGTTGACTGCTTCCTTCGCCACCATGGCCACCGGCTTGGACTTGGAGGCGATCACCGCGGCGGCCTTCACGGCCTCCTCGACGACGTCGGCGGCCGGGACCACGCGGGAGACCAGGCCGGCGCGTTCGGCTTCTTGGGCGTCCATAAACCGGCCGGTGAGGATCATGTCCATCGCCTTGGCCTTGCCCACGGCGCGGGTGAGGCGCTGTGAGCCGCCCATGCCGGGGAGGACCCCCAGGTTGATCTCGGGCTGGCCGAACTTGGCGTTGTCCCCGGCGATGATGAAGTCGCACATCATCGCCAGCTCGCAGCCGCCGCCCAGGGCGAAGCCGGACACCGCGGCCACCACGGGGATGCGCAGCCGGGTGAAGTCTTCCCAGCCGCGGAACCAGTCGGCGGCGTACATCTCCATGTAGCCTTTGGACTGCATCTCCTTGATGTCCGCGCCGGCGGCGAACGCCTTGGCGGAGCCGGTCACCACCACGGCACCGACTTCCGGGTCGGTGTCCATCGCCGTCACGGCGGCGACGAGCTCGTCCATGGTCGCCTTGTTCAGGGCGTTCAGCGCCTCGGGCCGGTTGAGCGTCACGAGGCCCACGCGGCCGCGGCGCTCCACCAGAATGTTTGTGTAGTCGGTCATGCCTGTCCCCTCGGCTGCTGTTCGGACTTGTCCCGGATGTCGGTGATGATGCCGGAGAAGTCCCGGCCGGCACCGCCTTCCGCGGCAAAGGTATCGTAAATTTCGGAGGCCAGCGGTCCCAGCCGGGCGGCGACCCCGGTGCTTTGGAGCGCGTTGAGGGCCAGCTTCAGGTCCTTGGCCATCAGTGCGCCGGCGAAGCCCGGCTGGTAGTCGCGGTTGGCCGGGCTGGTCGGCACCGGGCCGGGCACGGGGCAGTTGGTGGTCAGTGCCCAGCACTGCCCGGACGCGGCCGAGGCGACGTCGAAGAGCGCCTGATGCGTGAGCCCGAGCTTCTCACCGAGCACAAAGGCCTCGCTGACGGCGATCATCGAGACGCCGAGGATCATGTTGTTGCAGATTTTCGCGGCCTGCCCGGCGCCGTGGCCGCCGCAGTGGACCACCCGCTTGCCCATCACTTCGAGCATCGGCTTGAGGGCCTCGAAGTCCTCGTCGGCCGCGCCGACCATAAACGTCAGGGTTCCGGCCTCGGCGCCGACCACGCCGCCGGAAACCGGCGCGTCCACGGCCCGGTGGCCGGCCTCGACCGCCAGGGCGGAGGCCTCGCGGGCCTCGTCCACGTTGATGGTGGAGCAGTCCAGGAACATCGTCCCGGGCGCGGCGGCGGCCAGCAGGCCCGGACCGCCATCCGTGCCGCGGTACGCGTCCAGCAGGTGTTTGCCGCTGGGCAGCATGGTGAGCACGACGGCGGCGCCGGCGACGGCCTCGGCGGCGGTGTCCGCGGTGGCGATCCCGTGGGCGCGGGCGGCGTCCAGCGCCGCCGGCACCACGTCGAAGCCGGTGACGGCGTACCCGGCCTTGACCAGGTTGACGGCCATCGGGCCGCCCATGTGGCCCAGGCCCAGGAACGCGATGGGGCCGCCCTGCGCCGCGGGCTGCGGGGCTTCAGCAGGCGATGGTTCAGTCGCGGATGCTTCAGACATTGTCGTGCTCCTTCGAAAGCTTCAGTTCGCGTTCACCCAGCGGCGCGAAGTACGCCTCGACGTCGTCGCGGCTGACCTCGGCCAGGCTGGCCGGCTGCCAGTGCGGGGTGCGGTCCTTGTCCACCACCTGGGCGCGGATGCCCTCGCGGAAATCGGGCCCGGCGAGGAACCGCAGGCCCACCCGGTACTCCTGCTCCAGGGCTTCGGCGAGACTCAGCCCGCGGACGCGGCGCAGCGAGGCCAGCGCCACTTTGACAGCGGTCGGGGACTTGGCCGCGATTGTGTCCGCAACCTCCACGGCTTCCCCGCCCACGGTGCGCAGCCGGTGCAGGATCTCCTCGGCGTCGTCGGAGGAGTAGCAGGCGTCGATCCACTCCTGCTGCGCGGCCAGGACCGACGGTGGTGCTTCCCCGGCGAACCACGGGACGGCGGCATCCACCGGCTCCGTTTCCAGCGCCTCCGCCAGCTCCCGGAGTTGCGCGGAGGGAACGAAGGTGTCCGCGAGTCCCAGGAACAGCGCGTCGGCGCCGCTCAGGTGCGCCCCGGTGAGGGCCGCGTGGGTGCCGGTTTCGCCAGGCGAACGGGAGAGCAGCAGTGTCCCGCCGACGTCGGGCACAAAACCGATGGTGGTTTCCGGCATGCCCATCCGGGTGCGTTCGGTGACGATCCGGACCGAGCCGTGCGCGGAGATGCCCACTCCCCCGCCCAGGACCAGCCCGTCCATAAAGGCCACGTAGGGCTTGGGGTACTCGGAGATCAGCAGGTTCAGCCGGTACTCGACGGCCCAGAAGTCCGCCGTGGCGTCGCCGCCGCCCAGCATGTCCCGATAGATGGCCACAATGTCGCCGCCGGCGCACAGGCCGCGTTCGCCGGCGCCGTGCACCAGGACCGCGGCGACGGCGTCGTCGTCGGCCCACGCCGTGAGCTGCTCCAGCATCGCGGCAGCCATGCCGGCGGTCAGCGCATTGACGGCCTTGGGCCGGTCCAGGGTGATGACGCCGAGCCGGCCGCGGCGCTCGAAGCGGACCTCGGCGGGCTCTCCGGCTGCCTGTTCCGCCATCAGCTGCCTTCCGGCATCACGAAGCTGGCGCCCTGGCGGATGCCGGAGGGCCAGCGGGTGGTGACCGTTTTGGTCTTGGTGTAGAACCGGAACGCGTCGGCACCGTGCTGGTTGAGGTCGCCGAACCCGGAAGCCTTCCAGCCGCCGAAGGTGTAGTAGGCGATCGGCACCGGAATCGGGACGTTGATGCCCACCATGCCCACCTGGACGCGGCTGGCGAAGTCGCGGGCGGCGTCGCCGTCGCGGGTGAAGATGGCCACGCCGTTGCCGAATTCGTGCTCGCTGCACAGGCGCAGCGCCTCGTCGTAGTCCTCGGCGCGGAGCACGCTGAGGACCGGGCCGAAAATTTCCTCCTTGTAGATCGTCATGTCCTTGGTGACGTTGTCGAAGAGGGTCGGGCCCACCCAGAAGCCTCCGTCGTAGCCCTCGACCTTGAGGCCGCGGCCGTCGTTAAGGAGGCTGGCGCCTTCCTCGACGCCGGCGGCGATGTAGCCCTCGATCCGTTCCTTGGCGGAGGCGGCCACGACCGGGCCGAAGTCCGAGTCCTTGGCCAGGCTGTGGCCCACCTTGAGGTCCGCGATCCGTTCCTGCAGCTTTGCCACGAGCGCGTCGCCGGTGGCCTTGCCCACCGGGACGGCGACGGAGATGGCCATGCAGCGTTCGCCGGCGGAGCCGAAGCCGGCGCCGATCAGGGCGTCGGCGGCCATGTCCAGGTCCGCGTCCGGCATGATCACCATGTGGTTCTTGGCGCCGCCGAAGCACTGGGCGCGCTTGCCGTGCGCGGCGGCGGTGGCGTAGATGTACTGCGCGATCGGGGTGGAGCCGACGAAGCCGATGGCCTGGACGCGGGGGTCCTCGAGCAGGGCGTCCACGGCTTCCTTGTCGCCGTTGACCACGTTGAAGACGCCGTCCGGCAGCCCGGCCTCGGTGAACAGCTCGGCCAGGCGCAGCGGCACGGAGGGGTCGCGCTCGGAGGGCTTGAGGATGAAGGAGTTCCCCGCGGCGAGGGCGGGTCCGGACTTCCAGAGCGGGATCATGGCCGGGAAGTTGAACGGGGTGATGCCGGCGACGACGCCGAGCGGCTGACGCATGGAGTGGACGTCGACGCCGGTCCCGGCGCTGTCGGAGAACTCGCCCTTGAGCAGGTGCGGGGCGCCCGCTGCAAACTCGACCACTTCAATGCCGCGCTGGATGTCGCCTTTGGCGTCCAGGAAGGTCTTGCCGTGTTCGGAGGAGAGCAGGGTGGCGAGCTCGTCCATGTTCTGGTTGACCAGGTCCACGAACTTCAGCAGGATCCGGCCGCGGCGCTGCGGGTTCATGGCGGCCCATTCCAGCTGGCCTTTCTCCGCGTTGGCGACGACGTTGCGGACTTCCTCGGCGCTGGCCAGCGGCAGGCGGGCCTGGACCTCGCCGGTGCAGGGGTCATAGACGTCACTGAAACGCCCCGAGGTGCCCTCCACGTGCTGTCCGCCGACGTAATGGGAAAGCTCACGAACCATGATGGAATGCTCCTTTGCATGTGACCTAGATCATCTCTGCTCCCGAATATACTCGGACTTCCTACTAATCTCCAGAGAAGCCGGCGCGGGCAGGCAGCTCGGGCCGGACAGCCGCGGCCGCTCCACCTCCGGCCAAGGAAAGGTAAGTTAGGAACTGTGAAAATTGCTACCTGGAATGTGAACTCGCTCCGTGCACGCGCCGACCGTGTGGAGGCCTGGCTGCAGCGCACAGACTGCGATGTCCTGGCCATCCAGGAAACCAAGTGCAAGGACGAGAACTTCCCGTGGGAGCTCTTCGAACGGATGGGCTACGAAGTCGCCCACTTCGGCCTGAGCCAGTGGAACGGGGTCGCCATCGCCTCGCGGGTGGGCCTCGACGACGTCGAACGCACCTTTATGGACCAGCCCGCCTTCGGCAAGGGCGGCAAGGACGAGGTGCAGGAGGCCCGCGCGATCGGCGCGACCTGCGGCGGGATTCGGGTCTGGAGCCTCTACGTCCCCAACGGCCGGGCGCTCGATGATGAGCACATGCCCTACAAGCTCAGCTGGCTGGACACCCTCCGCGCCCACTCCGAGGGCTGGGTCCGGGCCGACCCGGACGCCCAGATCGCGCTGATGGGCGACTGGAACATCGCCCCGCGCGACGAGGATGTCTGGGACATCGACTATTTCCGCGCCGAGGGACTGACGCATGTCAGCGAGCCGGAGCGCGCGGCTTTCCGCGCGTTCGAGGATGCCGGTTTCGCCGACGTCGTCCGGCCGCACGCGCCCGGCCCCGGGGTCTACACCTACTGGGACTACACCCAGCTGCGGTTCCCGAAAAAGGAAGGGATGCGGATCGACTTCATCCTGGCCTCCCCCGCCCTGGCGGCGCGGGTGACCGGCGCCTCGATCGACCGCGAAGAGCGCAAGGGCAAGGGCGCCTCGGACCACGCTCCGGTCATTGCGGAACTGGCCGACTGATGAACGCCCGCCGGGGAAGCGCAGGCCCGCGATGACGGGAAACCTCTACCACGGCCAGGCCGGGTTGCCGTTTTCCTCGACGCTGCGGGTCTACGAGCCCCTGGAAGCCTTCCCCGCCGAGCAGCGGGAGGCCCTGCGGGCCGCGGGCGACCGCGCGGAGTCCCGCGCCGCCGTGGAGAACGCCGAGCTGCTGGCCTCGCTGGGCCGCATCACCCGCCCCGGCGGGGACCCCTTTCCCACCGGCCACACGGACCTGGTACGCGTCCTGGCCGTCAGCGACGGCGGACACGCCGCCGGCCGCGGCACGGGTTCCCGCCCTGCCGACCCTGAAAAGGCCGACGACGGCGAGGTGCTGCCGGCCAGGCTGCTGTACTGCCCCAGCCAGCTGGTTCTCCGGGCCGGGCTGGCGGCGAAAGCCCTGATGGAGGGAATCCACGGACCGCTGGCGCAGCTGCTGATCCCCGAGGAGCAGCGCGACCGGCACCAGGAGCGCATCGACCAGGTCAAGGCGCGCGAAGGCATCGGCCGGGTCCACACCCGTGCCTCGACCTGGGGGATCCCGTTCAGCTGGTTCTGCCTGTTCCAGGAATCCGACCCCACGGAGGTGGTGGAGTCCGGCGGGCGGATCATCACCGTGCGGATCCGGGCAACGCTCGGCGCCGCGCTGGAACGGGTCCGGCACGCCGTCGCCCACCTCGCCCTCGCCGCCCCGGATCTCGACATGCTCGAGGATCTGACGCAGCTCACCGAGTGGCTGGAGCTCTTCCACCCGGATTCTGTCGTGGAGCTCGACTACGGCGCGGTGGCGGACAAGGTCTACCCGGACGAGTCCCCGATGGACGTCCGGCTGGGCATCGAGTGCCTCGCCGAGGGCGACATGACGGGCGCGGCGGCCGCCTACAGGCGGCTTGCCTCCCGCTGGATTCCGATCCGGCAGCTGGCCCGCGCTTCCTAGGGAGCCTGTGCCGCCTGAGGTGCCGGAACCAGGGGCTCCGGAAGGCGCGGGGCCGCCGTCGTGCTCCGGACAATCAGCCGGTGCGGCGCCACGGTGGAACGCACTGCCCCCGCCATGCCGTCGAGTTCGTCCAGCAGCATTTTGGTGCCGAGTTCGGCCTGCTCGTCGGGCCGCTGGCGCACGGTGGTGAGGCCCACGGCGGCGGAGAATTCGTGGTCGTCGATCCCCACCACCGAGAGGTCCTCCGGGATCCGGACGCCCTCCCGGCGGGCCTCGAAGATGACCCCCATGGCCATCTCGTCCGAGGCGCAGAAGATCGCGGTGGGCTTGGGCCCGGGCCGGTCCCACAGCCGGCGGAACGCTTCCTGGCCGCTGTGGACGGTAAAGTCCCCCCACTCGTCCCACTCCGGCCGCACATCGAGCCCCGCCTCGGCCATCACATCCTGGAACGCCTTGATCCGCACGCGGGGAACGTCGAAGTTCAGGTCTGTCTCGTCGTCGCCGTGGAGCAGGGCTATGTCCTTGTGGCCCAGGCCGATCAGGTGGCGCACCGCGGTGGAGGCCGCCTCGTAGTCGTCAATCCCGATGTACGCGCAGCCCTCGACGTGGCCGCCGACGACGACGAGCGGGATGTCGATTTTCTGCAGGTGCTCCAGCTCCTCGCGGGTCAGCGCCATGCAGAGGACCAGCAGCGCGTCGATCTGCTTGTAGACCATGGTCTTGCTGAACAGCCGCTCGCGGTGGCTGCCGTGGCCGCCGAGATTGAACAGCGAGAGGTTGTACTGGCGGCCGTGCAGTTCCCGGTCCGCCCCTTCGATGGCTTTGGAGAAGAACCAGCGGCTGACGAAGGGGGCCAGCACCCCGATGGTCCGGGTGCGTCCGGTGGCCAGGCCCGAGGCCGAGGACGAGGCCACGTAGCCGAGTGCCTGCGCGATGTCGAGGATTTTCTCCCGGGTGGCGGGCGAGACCCGGGGCAGGCCCCGGACGGCGCGGGAAACGGTGGCGGTAGAAACACCGGCTGCCGCCGCCACGTCCTCGATGCTGACGCCGGAGTGGCCTCCGCGTTGCGCCCTGTCTGTTGTCCGTGCCACCGTGTCCCCTTGTCGTCCGGCCGCAGAAGCGTGGCCGGCGCGCCGCCCCCGGCGGCGCCGTTTTATCCTAGTGTCCGACGGGACCCCGGCGCCGCATTGACGCCCGGGTTCAGCGCCGCCGGGTGGCCGTCCGCACGGGCAGCCGGCGCCGGAGCCGGATCGTCCCGTACAGGGCCAGCAGCGTGCCCAGCAGGCCGAGGGCCCAGCCGAGGGCCGGCTGGGCGGTCACCTCCATCCAGACGGTGACCGCCAGCAGCACAACGGCCCAGAAGCCCAGGAACCCGATGATGATGTCGAAGTCCTCGCCCGAGCGCACCCTGCGGTGCGTGGGGCGGACCTCGCCCTGGTTCTGTCCGGCTGTCATGACAAACCCCCGCTCACGTGGCCGTCACTTGACGGCGCCCGCCGTGAGGCCCGCCACGATCTTGCGCTGGAACACCAGCACCAGGATCACCAGCGGGATGGTCACGATGGTTCCCGCCGCCATGATCGCCGTGTAGGGGATCTGGTTGGGCTGGGCGCCGGCGAAGCTCGCGATGGCGACGGTCACCGGCTGGGTCGCGTCACTGGAGAGCTGGCTGGCGATCAGGAATTCATTCCACGAGGAGATGAACGCCAGGATCGCCGTAGTGAAGATGGCCGGGGCCGCAAGCGGCATGATCACCTTGCGGAAAGCCTGGCCCTGCGTGCAGCCGTCAACCCGGGCCGACTCCTCGAGCTCCCACGGCATTTCGCGGAAGAAAGACGTCATGGTGTAGACGGTCAGCGGCAGCACGAACGAGATGTTCGGGATGATCAGGGCCTGGTAGGTACCCATCCAGCCGATGTTGGTGAACAGCTGGAACAGCGGGGTGATGAGGGCAACGCCGGGGAACATCGAGGCGCCCAGGATGAAGCCGAGCACCAGGTATTTGAACCGGAAGTTAAGCCGGGCCAGGGCGTACGCGGCGAACACACCGATCAGCAGCGACACCACGGTCACCACGGCGCCGATGAACACACTGTTGAGCAGTGCCTGGCCGAAGTGGTTGCCGAAGGAGGTATCGAAGGCGGTGTTGAAGTTGTCCAGCGTGACGTGTGTGGGCAGGATCGAGGTGTCGTAGGTGAAGCCGACCTCGCGGAAGGCCGTCACCACCATCCAGTAGGCCGGGGCCAGACACCAGATGAGGATCACCACGGCGCTCAGGTACGTGCGGCCCTGGGCCCACTTCTCCCGATTCTGGGCGGTCTTGCGCCCACGGTCCTGCTGCGCGCGCAGCTCGGTCGCGGCGGTGGTCATTTCTTCCCCTTACTTGCACCGGTCTGCTGTTCCACCACGTTCGCGCCGAGGAAGCGCACGAAGATGAAGGCGACAAGGAAAATGATGATGAAGGTAATGGTGGATAGTGCGGCCGCCACGTTGAAGCCCTGCCTGATCTGGTTGATCACCAGGATGGAGAGCGTGGTGGTGTTGTTCGCGCCGCCGGTCAGGATGTACGGCAGGTCGAACATGCGCAAAGCATCCAGCGTGCGGAACAGAATGGCCACCATCAGCGCCGGCTTCACCAGCGGCAGGGTGATCATCCGGAACCGCTGCCAGGCCGTGGCACCGTCCACCTTGGCCGCCTCGTAGACCTCTGCGGGAATCATCTGCAGGCCGGCCAGAATCAGCAGCGCCATAAACGGCGTGGTCTTCCAGACGTCCGCGATGATGACCGCCCACTTGGCCGGCCACTCGCTGCCGGTCCAGAGGATGGAGGTGCTGAAGAGCTTGTTGGCGATGCCCTCAAAGGCGAAGATGAACAGCCACAGCTTGGCCGTGACGGCGGTGGGGATGGCCCACGGCACCAGCACCGCGGCGCGGACCAGGCTGCGGCCCTTGAAGGTGCGGGCCATGATCATGGCCATCCAGAAGCCGAGCACGGTCTCGAAGGCGACGGTCACGACCGTGAAGAAGAAGGTCGTCGCCGTCGCGGACCAGAACTGGGACCCCAGGGTTCCCGGCGGGCAGGACACGGTGCCGCCGTCGGGCGCCGCGCACTGCTGGGCGAGCCAGTTGATGTAATTTGTGAAGCCGGCCGGCCCGCCCTC harbors:
- a CDS encoding CoA-acylating methylmalonate-semialdehyde dehydrogenase, giving the protein MVRELSHYVGGQHVEGTSGRFSDVYDPCTGEVQARLPLASAEEVRNVVANAEKGQLEWAAMNPQRRGRILLKFVDLVNQNMDELATLLSSEHGKTFLDAKGDIQRGIEVVEFAAGAPHLLKGEFSDSAGTGVDVHSMRQPLGVVAGITPFNFPAMIPLWKSGPALAAGNSFILKPSERDPSVPLRLAELFTEAGLPDGVFNVVNGDKEAVDALLEDPRVQAIGFVGSTPIAQYIYATAAAHGKRAQCFGGAKNHMVIMPDADLDMAADALIGAGFGSAGERCMAISVAVPVGKATGDALVAKLQERIADLKVGHSLAKDSDFGPVVAASAKERIEGYIAAGVEEGASLLNDGRGLKVEGYDGGFWVGPTLFDNVTKDMTIYKEEIFGPVLSVLRAEDYDEALRLCSEHEFGNGVAIFTRDGDAARDFASRVQVGMVGINVPIPVPIAYYTFGGWKASGFGDLNQHGADAFRFYTKTKTVTTRWPSGIRQGASFVMPEGS
- a CDS encoding exodeoxyribonuclease III, whose amino-acid sequence is MKIATWNVNSLRARADRVEAWLQRTDCDVLAIQETKCKDENFPWELFERMGYEVAHFGLSQWNGVAIASRVGLDDVERTFMDQPAFGKGGKDEVQEARAIGATCGGIRVWSLYVPNGRALDDEHMPYKLSWLDTLRAHSEGWVRADPDAQIALMGDWNIAPRDEDVWDIDYFRAEGLTHVSEPERAAFRAFEDAGFADVVRPHAPGPGVYTYWDYTQLRFPKKEGMRIDFILASPALAARVTGASIDREERKGKGASDHAPVIAELAD
- a CDS encoding LacI family DNA-binding transcriptional regulator, producing MARTTDRAQRGGHSGVSIEDVAAAAGVSTATVSRAVRGLPRVSPATREKILDIAQALGYVASSSASGLATGRTRTIGVLAPFVSRWFFSKAIEGADRELHGRQYNLSLFNLGGHGSHRERLFSKTMVYKQIDALLVLCMALTREELEHLQKIDIPLVVVGGHVEGCAYIGIDDYEAASTAVRHLIGLGHKDIALLHGDDETDLNFDVPRVRIKAFQDVMAEAGLDVRPEWDEWGDFTVHSGQEAFRRLWDRPGPKPTAIFCASDEMAMGVIFEARREGVRIPEDLSVVGIDDHEFSAAVGLTTVRQRPDEQAELGTKMLLDELDGMAGAVRSTVAPHRLIVRSTTAAPRLPEPLVPAPQAAQAP
- a CDS encoding carbohydrate ABC transporter permease — translated: MTTAATELRAQQDRGRKTAQNREKWAQGRTYLSAVVILIWCLAPAYWMVVTAFREVGFTYDTSILPTHVTLDNFNTAFDTSFGNHFGQALLNSVFIGAVVTVVSLLIGVFAAYALARLNFRFKYLVLGFILGASMFPGVALITPLFQLFTNIGWMGTYQALIIPNISFVLPLTVYTMTSFFREMPWELEESARVDGCTQGQAFRKVIMPLAAPAIFTTAILAFISSWNEFLIASQLSSDATQPVTVAIASFAGAQPNQIPYTAIMAAGTIVTIPLVILVLVFQRKIVAGLTAGAVK
- a CDS encoding carbohydrate ABC transporter permease produces the protein MATELGPTPVKKPASGGTELHHGPKGVGEDNAIASQGKWASWLLAPTIIALSIVIVYPIISAIVMSFQADAGLDPATGLFAEGGPAGFTNYINWLAQQCAAPDGGTVSCPPGTLGSQFWSATATTFFFTVVTVAFETVLGFWMAMIMARTFKGRSLVRAAVLVPWAIPTAVTAKLWLFIFAFEGIANKLFSTSILWTGSEWPAKWAVIIADVWKTTPFMALLILAGLQMIPAEVYEAAKVDGATAWQRFRMITLPLVKPALMVAILFRTLDALRMFDLPYILTGGANNTTTLSILVINQIRQGFNVAAALSTITFIIIFLVAFIFVRFLGANVVEQQTGASKGKK